One part of the Rutidosis leptorrhynchoides isolate AG116_Rl617_1_P2 chromosome 1, CSIRO_AGI_Rlap_v1, whole genome shotgun sequence genome encodes these proteins:
- the LOC139881159 gene encoding BTB/POZ and MATH domain-containing protein 2-like: MGTVIRLSKSKTPIPIPRASIPSTTSSSISSTDTINASHEFKITCYDSSKGIGVGKYIASESFTVGGHTWAIYFYPDGKSPEDNSTYVSLFIALASDATDVRALFELSLMDQSGKGRHKVHTHFGRVLDAGPYTLKYRGSMWGYKRFLRRTALETSDYLKDDCLLVKCTVGVVKSCTEGPQVFSIPSPPSDISQHFGHLLESGELTDINLEVDGEVFRAHKLVLAARSPVFKAQLFGPMKDNNTDSIKIQEIEPLVFKALLHFIYWDKLPDMEDVSGLSPQWASTLMAQHLLAAADQYGIERLKFLCETKLCDDVAINTVATTLALAEQHHCFQLKSVCLKFVAEPENLKAVMQSDGFDYLTLSCPSVITELLEYVARMREHSVTSYGHNDGNLDGSGPDGRRVRRRIY; encoded by the exons ATGGGAACGGTAATCCGTCTTTCAAAATCAAAAACCCCAATTCCAATTCCACGGGCATCGATTCCATCAACCACAAGTTCATCAATTTCATCAACTGACACCATTAACGCATCTCATGAGTTCAAGATCACCTGTTACGATTCTTCAAAAGGAATCGGTGTGGGTAAATACATAGCATCTGAATCTTTTACAGTTGGTGGTCATACATGGGCTATATATTTCTATCCAGATGGTAAAAGCCCTGAAGATAATTCAACATATGTTTCTTTGTTTATTGCACTTGCGAGTGATGCAACCGATGTTCGAGCATTGTTTGAGCTGTCGTTGATGGATCAAAGTGGTAAAGGAAGACATAAAGTTCATACACATTTTGGGAGGGTGTTAGATGCTGGTCCGTACACACTAAAATACCGTGGTAGCATGTG GGGTTACAAGCGTTTTCTAAGGAGGACAGCTTTGGAAACATCAGACTATTTGAAAGACGATTGTCTGTTGGTTAAGTGCACCGTTGGTGTTGTGAAATCATGTACAGAGGGCCCACAGGTTTTCAGTATACCTTCACCACCGTCTGATATCAGTCAGCATTTTGGCCATCTCCTTGAAAGTGGAGAACTTACAGATATAAACCTTGAAGTTGACGGTGAAGTATTTCGGGCTCATAAATTGGTACTTGCTGCACGCTCACCTGTCTTCAAGGCACAACTTTTTGGTCCTATGAAGGACAATAATACAGATTCCATTAAAATACAGGAAATAGAACCTTTAGTTTTTAAG GCTTTACTCCATTTCATATATTGGGATAAGCTCCCAGACATGGAAGACGTTAGTGGGCTGAGTCCGCAATGGGCTTCGACTCTAATGGCCCAACATCTTCTTGCAGCAGCCGATCAGTATGGAATTGAGAGGTTAAAGTTTCTTTGTGAAACTAAACTTTGTGACGATGTTGCCATTAACACTGTAGCCACAACTTTAGCTCTTGCCGAACAACACcattgttttcaactcaaatctgTTTGCCTCAAATTTGTTGCCGAGCCTGAAAACCTTAAAG CTGTGATGCAAAGTGATGGATTTGACTACTTAACGCTGAGCTGTCCATCTGTAATAACTGAACTATTGGAGTATGTGGCAAGGATGAGAGAACACTCTGTAACGTCTTATGGACATAATGATGGTAATCTTGATGGCAGTGGTCCAGATGGGCGCCGTGTTAGGCGAAGGATCTACTGA